In Phocoena sinus isolate mPhoSin1 chromosome X, mPhoSin1.pri, whole genome shotgun sequence, a genomic segment contains:
- the PBDC1 gene encoding protein PBDC1 isoform X1, whose translation MEATSGIDEVVSGELTSVAHAVSLPAESYGNDPDIEMAWAMRAMQHAEVYYKLISSVDPQFLKLTKVDDQIYSEFRENFKKLRIDVLDPEELKSEGAKEKWRPFCLKFDGIVEDFNYGTLLRLNCSQGYTEENTIFAHRIQFFAIEIARNREGYNKAVYTSVQDKEEEKGANNGGDEGANSGGEEEKGANREGEKEKINKGGEKEKDTYKEINKSGEIAM comes from the exons ATGGAGGCGACCAGTGGAATTGATGAGGTG gtttcCGGGGAACTGACGTCCGTGGCGCACGCTGTTTCTCTCCCAGCAGAGTCTTATGGCAACGAT CCTGATATTGAGATGGCTTGGGCCATGAGAGCAATGCAGCATGCTGAAGTCTACTACAAA CTGATTTCATCAGTTGACCCACAGTTCCTGAAACTCACCAAAGTGGATGACCAAATCTATTCTGAGTTTCGGGAGAATTTTAAGAAACTCAGGATAGATGTATTGGACCCAGAAGAGCTCAAATCAGAAGGAGCTAAAGAG AAGTGGAGACCATTCTGTTTGAAGTTTGATGGGATTGTAGAAGACTTCAACTATGGTACTTTGCTGCGACTGAACTGTTCTCAGGGCTACACTGAGGAAAACACCATCTTTG CACACAGGATACAATTTTTTGCCATTGAAATTGCTCGGAACCGGGAAGGTTATAACAAAGCAGTTTACACTAGTGTTCAggacaaagaagaagagaaaggagccaACAATGGAGGAGACGAAGGAGCCAACAgtggaggagaagaagagaaaggagccaacagagaaggagaaaaggagaaaatcaacaaaggaggagaaaaagagaaagacacctacaaagaaatcaacaaaagTGGTGAAATAGCTATGTAA
- the PBDC1 gene encoding protein PBDC1 isoform X2, which translates to MEATSGIDEVSGELTSVAHAVSLPAESYGNDPDIEMAWAMRAMQHAEVYYKLISSVDPQFLKLTKVDDQIYSEFRENFKKLRIDVLDPEELKSEGAKEKWRPFCLKFDGIVEDFNYGTLLRLNCSQGYTEENTIFAHRIQFFAIEIARNREGYNKAVYTSVQDKEEEKGANNGGDEGANSGGEEEKGANREGEKEKINKGGEKEKDTYKEINKSGEIAM; encoded by the exons ATGGAGGCGACCAGTGGAATTGATGAG gtttcCGGGGAACTGACGTCCGTGGCGCACGCTGTTTCTCTCCCAGCAGAGTCTTATGGCAACGAT CCTGATATTGAGATGGCTTGGGCCATGAGAGCAATGCAGCATGCTGAAGTCTACTACAAA CTGATTTCATCAGTTGACCCACAGTTCCTGAAACTCACCAAAGTGGATGACCAAATCTATTCTGAGTTTCGGGAGAATTTTAAGAAACTCAGGATAGATGTATTGGACCCAGAAGAGCTCAAATCAGAAGGAGCTAAAGAG AAGTGGAGACCATTCTGTTTGAAGTTTGATGGGATTGTAGAAGACTTCAACTATGGTACTTTGCTGCGACTGAACTGTTCTCAGGGCTACACTGAGGAAAACACCATCTTTG CACACAGGATACAATTTTTTGCCATTGAAATTGCTCGGAACCGGGAAGGTTATAACAAAGCAGTTTACACTAGTGTTCAggacaaagaagaagagaaaggagccaACAATGGAGGAGACGAAGGAGCCAACAgtggaggagaagaagagaaaggagccaacagagaaggagaaaaggagaaaatcaacaaaggaggagaaaaagagaaagacacctacaaagaaatcaacaaaagTGGTGAAATAGCTATGTAA